A single region of the Aeromonas hydrophila subsp. hydrophila ATCC 7966 genome encodes:
- the rcsF gene encoding Rcs stress response system protein RcsF — MKRLILMMPLIASGCADFAFNSNLDKENFDEYFKPGSVQIYEQGQLADLNYLYLGTVEGESCQSDAKQPIPNAGEARTLARRRVADMGGNGVTFDKCAEFSDTPGCLKQVICYGQALKVATEK; from the coding sequence ATGAAACGCCTGATCCTGATGATGCCCCTGATTGCCTCCGGCTGCGCCGACTTTGCCTTCAACAGCAATCTGGACAAAGAGAACTTCGACGAGTACTTCAAGCCGGGCAGCGTTCAGATCTATGAACAGGGCCAGCTGGCCGATCTCAACTACCTCTACCTCGGCACCGTCGAAGGGGAGTCCTGCCAGAGCGATGCCAAGCAGCCGATCCCCAACGCCGGCGAGGCCCGTACCCTGGCCCGCCGCCGCGTGGCCGACATGGGCGGCAACGGCGTCACCTTCGACAAGTGCGCCGAATTCAGCGACACCCCGGGCTGCCTGAAGCAGGTGATCTGCTACGGCCAGGCGCTGAAAGTCGCCACCGAGAAATAA
- a CDS encoding DUF488 domain-containing protein, translating to MALAIVRLGTPRLPDEGLRIGTVRRPPRGVPKTEFASQDWYDVWFPNLAPSNDTMKLGQAAETPAQWSAFCKQYKAELATPAARHDLALLAALSHTTNLSVGCYCEQESRCHRAILREQLTAAGAAMRTE from the coding sequence ATGGCACTGGCCATCGTTCGCCTCGGCACGCCCCGCCTGCCCGACGAGGGACTGCGGATCGGCACCGTGCGTCGCCCGCCCCGCGGCGTGCCGAAAACCGAGTTTGCCAGCCAAGATTGGTACGACGTCTGGTTCCCCAATCTCGCCCCCAGCAACGACACCATGAAGCTGGGCCAGGCTGCCGAGACGCCCGCCCAGTGGAGCGCCTTCTGCAAACAGTACAAGGCCGAGCTGGCAACCCCGGCAGCCAGGCACGATCTGGCGCTGCTGGCCGCCCTCTCCCACACAACCAACCTGTCGGTGGGCTGTTACTGCGAGCAGGAGTCCCGCTGTCATCGCGCCATCTTGCGCGAGCAACTGACCGCCGCCGGCGCCGCCATGCGCACCGAGTAG